The Oncorhynchus mykiss isolate Arlee chromosome 30, USDA_OmykA_1.1, whole genome shotgun sequence genome includes a window with the following:
- the cdhr5b gene encoding cadherin-related family member 5 isoform X1 produces the protein MEKKYPHFTLRTLLSFLLVFLLHRSTEAQQICSMPGATPPTIRENNVVGAVVTTITTEEGVTLTIVSNPADSFGLNGNDLTAIKVLDYETKTSFTIDLLCKKGDQFLTLIVVVLIENVNDNPPVFAESQYTLNVDELSPVGKSVGAFEATDADKDRLYYSLVPDTEGFKLQENSPNILVQRVLDYDAVTSVTLILSAQDTPTSTPPSFTATATIHVIIMDIDNRPPWFQPCTETIVDMSKICLSSGYTGTVNLTEQEVGALPLLPGPVHAIDGDKGLNVPIMYTFPTGSESDIFQINQITGDITMLKAADIAGPLTLTVLALQTSNGDQFATTTVTIVVVKKSVNPPQFEKMEYEGFISADAGVDSMVLESKASNRPLKVQAKDTDYADGINPDVRYEVQGSTEFSITPQGFILMTKNVMPGTVSMNLHAIDSSNAESTTASLKVEVMPGITTMAPTTTDMATTVMATTDMATTDMATTVMATTDMATTDMATATHAAINSTTEGVLGAPGGYGPGDMAALGASLAVLLVISMVVIGLLVFRIQKGKTDWRKLSEANIFRSSLGKGPGELKNGVQYTNEGFQNDGDTSSVGSKGPEEMDGKRSIGNGVTSRAVEETVMKVSAPLYSNLLLDTSSLAGSDKADSEKEVKPILTKERRVEEGYKSVWFKEDIDPNAKEEVVIIPDNGEREGDDDDDDDDEEEEGFREEEEEYDNSSPKTPKVLFSDADMDDGRGVKFEASEKEKIQTSDL, from the exons ATGGAGAAGAAATATCCACACTTTACTTTGAGGACCTTGTTGAGCTTTCTGCTTGTGTTTTTGCTTCACAGATCAACTGAAGCGCAACAGA TATGCTCCATGCCTGGGGCAACGCCTCCCACTATTAGAGAGAACAACGTTGTTGGTGCTGTTGTGACCACAATCACCACAGAGGAAGGAGTGACCCTAACTATTGTCAGTAATCCTGCAGACTCTTTTGGTCTGAATGGCAATGATCTTACAGCGATAAAAGTTTTGGACTATGAG ACTAAAACATCTTTCACCATTGACCTTCTTTGTAAAAAAGGTGACCAATTT CTCACTCTAATAGTAGTGGTACTTATTGAGAATGTGAATGACAACCCGCCAGTATTTGCAGAAAGCCAGTACACTCTCAATGTCGATGAG TTGTCACCTGTAGGCAAAAGTGTCGGTGCATTTGAAGCAACAGATGCAGATAAGGATCGACTCTATTACAGCCTAGTGCCAGATACA GAGGGTTTTAAACTGCAAGAAAACAGCCCAAATATACTAGTGCAACGTGTTCTTGACTATGACGCAGTGACAAGTGTGACACTTATATTATCTGCTCAG gATACCCCCACATCCACACCACCTTCATTCACTGCCACAGCCACTATCCATGTCATCATCATGGACATTGACAACCGTCCACCATGGTTTCAGCCCTGCACAGAAACCATAGTTGACATGTCCAAAATCTGCCTCAGCTCTGGATATACAGGAACAGTCAACTTAACAGAGCAAGAG GTTGGTGCATTGCCATTGCTGCCAGGTCCGGTGCATGCCATTGATGGTGACAAAGGCTTAAATGTGCCGATAATGTACACATTTCCAACCG GGTCTGAATCTGACATTTTCCAGATCAATCAGATCACTGGGGACATCACCATGTTGAAGGCGGCAGATATAGCGGGTCCACTGACCTTAACAGTTTTG GCTTTACAGACATCCAACGGTGACCAGTTCGCGACCACAACGGTCACTATCGTTGTTGTGAAAAAGAGTGTGAACCCACCGCAGTTTGAGAAGATGGAGTATGAGGGCTTCATCTCTGCAGACGCGGGCGTAGACAGCATGGTTCTGGAGAGCAAAGCCTCCAACAGGCCACTCAAGGTCCAGGCCAAGGACACAGACTATGCTGAT GGCATCAACCCTGATGTGAGATATGAGGTTCAGGGAAGCACTGAATTCTCCATTACCCCGCAAGGCTTCATCCTCATGACTAAAAACGTTATGCCAGGCACTGTTTCCATGAAT TTGCATGCCATCGACTCATCCAATGCAGAATCAACTACAGCATCTCTCAAGGTGGAGGTCATGCCAG GGATTACAACCATGGCCCCAACCACCACTGACATGGCCACCACTGTTATGGCCACCACTGACATGGCCACCACTGACATGGCCACCACTGTTATGGCCACCACTGACATGGCCACCACTGACATGGCTACTGCCACCCATGCCGCCATCAACTCCACAACAG AAGGGGTTCTTGGGGCCCCAGGTGGATATGGTCCTGGGGACATGGCTGCCCTGGGTGCAAGCCTGGCTGTGTTACTGGTGATCTCTATGGTCGTCATCGGCCTGCTCGTCTTCCGCATCCAGAAGGGCAAGACAGATTGGAGGAAGCTGTCAGAGGCCAACATCTTCCGTAGCTCT CTTGGGAAAGGTCCCGGCGAACTCAAGAATGGGGTGCAGTACACCAACGAGGGCTTCCAGAATGACGGAGACACTAGCAGTGTGGGATCCAAAGGCCCAGAGGAGATGGATGGGAAGCGGTCCATCGGGAATGGAGTGACCTCCAGAGCTGTGGAGGAGACTGTCATGAAGGTCTCGGCTCCCCTGTACTCCAACCTTCTGCTTGACACCAGCAGCCTGGCAGGGTCTGATAAGGCCGACAGCGAGAAGGAGGTGAAGCCCATTCTGACCAAGGAGAGGCGTGTGGAGGAGGGCTACAAGTCAGTCTGGTTCAAAGAGGACATCGACCCCAATGCCAAGGAGGAAGTGGTCATCATACCTGACAATGGGGAGCGGGAAGGtgacgacgatgatgatgatgatgatgaggaagaggaggggtttagagaggaggaagaagaataTGACAACTCGTCACCAAAGACCCCAAAGGTGTTGTTCTCTGATGCTGATATGGATGATGGCCGTGGAGTGAAGTTTGAGGCTTCTGAGAAAGAAAAGATCCAGACGTCTGACCTGTGA
- the cdhr5b gene encoding cadherin-related family member 5 isoform X2, with the protein MEKKYPHFTLRTLLSFLLVFLLHRSTEAQQICSMPGATPPTIRENNVVGAVVTTITTEEGVTLTIVSNPADSFGLNGNDLTAIKVLDYETKTSFTIDLLCKKGDQFLTLIVVVLIENVNDNPPVFAESQYTLNVDELSPVGKSVGAFEATDADKDRLYYSLVPDTEGFKLQENSPNILVQRVLDYDAVTSVTLILSAQDTPTSTPPSFTATATIHVIIMDIDNRPPWFQPCTETIVDMSKICLSSGYTGTVNLTEQEVGALPLLPGPVHAIDGDKGLNVPIMYTFPTGSESDIFQINQITGDITMLKAADIAGPLTLTVLALQTSNGDQFATTTVTIVVVKKSVNPPQFEKMEYEGFISADAGVDSMVLESKASNRPLKVQAKDTDYADGINPDVRYEVQGSTEFSITPQGFILMTKNVMPGTVSMNLHAIDSSNAESTTASLKVEVMPEGVLGAPGGYGPGDMAALGASLAVLLVISMVVIGLLVFRIQKGKTDWRKLSEANIFRSSLGKGPGELKNGVQYTNEGFQNDGDTSSVGSKGPEEMDGKRSIGNGVTSRAVEETVMKVSAPLYSNLLLDTSSLAGSDKADSEKEVKPILTKERRVEEGYKSVWFKEDIDPNAKEEVVIIPDNGEREGDDDDDDDDEEEEGFREEEEEYDNSSPKTPKVLFSDADMDDGRGVKFEASEKEKIQTSDL; encoded by the exons ATGGAGAAGAAATATCCACACTTTACTTTGAGGACCTTGTTGAGCTTTCTGCTTGTGTTTTTGCTTCACAGATCAACTGAAGCGCAACAGA TATGCTCCATGCCTGGGGCAACGCCTCCCACTATTAGAGAGAACAACGTTGTTGGTGCTGTTGTGACCACAATCACCACAGAGGAAGGAGTGACCCTAACTATTGTCAGTAATCCTGCAGACTCTTTTGGTCTGAATGGCAATGATCTTACAGCGATAAAAGTTTTGGACTATGAG ACTAAAACATCTTTCACCATTGACCTTCTTTGTAAAAAAGGTGACCAATTT CTCACTCTAATAGTAGTGGTACTTATTGAGAATGTGAATGACAACCCGCCAGTATTTGCAGAAAGCCAGTACACTCTCAATGTCGATGAG TTGTCACCTGTAGGCAAAAGTGTCGGTGCATTTGAAGCAACAGATGCAGATAAGGATCGACTCTATTACAGCCTAGTGCCAGATACA GAGGGTTTTAAACTGCAAGAAAACAGCCCAAATATACTAGTGCAACGTGTTCTTGACTATGACGCAGTGACAAGTGTGACACTTATATTATCTGCTCAG gATACCCCCACATCCACACCACCTTCATTCACTGCCACAGCCACTATCCATGTCATCATCATGGACATTGACAACCGTCCACCATGGTTTCAGCCCTGCACAGAAACCATAGTTGACATGTCCAAAATCTGCCTCAGCTCTGGATATACAGGAACAGTCAACTTAACAGAGCAAGAG GTTGGTGCATTGCCATTGCTGCCAGGTCCGGTGCATGCCATTGATGGTGACAAAGGCTTAAATGTGCCGATAATGTACACATTTCCAACCG GGTCTGAATCTGACATTTTCCAGATCAATCAGATCACTGGGGACATCACCATGTTGAAGGCGGCAGATATAGCGGGTCCACTGACCTTAACAGTTTTG GCTTTACAGACATCCAACGGTGACCAGTTCGCGACCACAACGGTCACTATCGTTGTTGTGAAAAAGAGTGTGAACCCACCGCAGTTTGAGAAGATGGAGTATGAGGGCTTCATCTCTGCAGACGCGGGCGTAGACAGCATGGTTCTGGAGAGCAAAGCCTCCAACAGGCCACTCAAGGTCCAGGCCAAGGACACAGACTATGCTGAT GGCATCAACCCTGATGTGAGATATGAGGTTCAGGGAAGCACTGAATTCTCCATTACCCCGCAAGGCTTCATCCTCATGACTAAAAACGTTATGCCAGGCACTGTTTCCATGAAT TTGCATGCCATCGACTCATCCAATGCAGAATCAACTACAGCATCTCTCAAGGTGGAGGTCATGCCAG AAGGGGTTCTTGGGGCCCCAGGTGGATATGGTCCTGGGGACATGGCTGCCCTGGGTGCAAGCCTGGCTGTGTTACTGGTGATCTCTATGGTCGTCATCGGCCTGCTCGTCTTCCGCATCCAGAAGGGCAAGACAGATTGGAGGAAGCTGTCAGAGGCCAACATCTTCCGTAGCTCT CTTGGGAAAGGTCCCGGCGAACTCAAGAATGGGGTGCAGTACACCAACGAGGGCTTCCAGAATGACGGAGACACTAGCAGTGTGGGATCCAAAGGCCCAGAGGAGATGGATGGGAAGCGGTCCATCGGGAATGGAGTGACCTCCAGAGCTGTGGAGGAGACTGTCATGAAGGTCTCGGCTCCCCTGTACTCCAACCTTCTGCTTGACACCAGCAGCCTGGCAGGGTCTGATAAGGCCGACAGCGAGAAGGAGGTGAAGCCCATTCTGACCAAGGAGAGGCGTGTGGAGGAGGGCTACAAGTCAGTCTGGTTCAAAGAGGACATCGACCCCAATGCCAAGGAGGAAGTGGTCATCATACCTGACAATGGGGAGCGGGAAGGtgacgacgatgatgatgatgatgatgaggaagaggaggggtttagagaggaggaagaagaataTGACAACTCGTCACCAAAGACCCCAAAGGTGTTGTTCTCTGATGCTGATATGGATGATGGCCGTGGAGTGAAGTTTGAGGCTTCTGAGAAAGAAAAGATCCAGACGTCTGACCTGTGA